The following are from one region of the Candidatus Binatia bacterium genome:
- a CDS encoding cystathionine gamma-synthase: MKFSTKAIHVGQEADPATGATIVPIYQTSTYTQARVGEHKGFDYSRTINPTRLALERQLASLEGARYGSAFASGMAATAAVLGLLSAGDHVVVSDDLYGGTYRLFARVLQRYGLDFTYLDATDLDAVRAAIRPATKMLWIETPSNPLLKVLDIAAIAGLRQGRLLVVDNTFATPYFQQPLELGAQIVVHSTTKYIGGHSDVVGGIAITDDKQLYDEIRFMQNAAGGVPGPHDAWLTMRGAKTLALRMREHAQNAQIVAEFLESRPDVARVHYPGLRSHPQHELAKRQMTGFGGMLSVELEGPAERALEFAARLQLFSLAESLGGVESLVCHPARMTHGSIPKEERERRGVSDGLLRLSVGIEDVDDLIDDLRAGLDATVGIRGSGLPSPV; encoded by the coding sequence ATGAAGTTTTCGACGAAAGCGATTCACGTCGGCCAAGAAGCCGACCCCGCGACCGGGGCGACGATCGTCCCGATCTACCAGACCTCGACCTACACGCAGGCGCGCGTCGGCGAGCATAAGGGCTTCGACTACAGCCGCACGATCAATCCGACGCGCCTCGCGCTCGAGCGGCAGCTCGCCTCGTTGGAAGGTGCGCGATACGGCAGCGCCTTCGCAAGCGGAATGGCGGCGACGGCCGCGGTGCTCGGCTTGCTCTCGGCCGGCGATCACGTCGTCGTGAGCGACGATCTTTACGGCGGAACCTACCGGCTCTTCGCCCGCGTTCTCCAGCGCTACGGCCTCGACTTCACCTACCTCGATGCGACCGATCTCGATGCGGTGCGCGCGGCGATCCGGCCGGCGACCAAGATGCTGTGGATCGAGACCCCGAGCAATCCGCTGCTCAAGGTTCTCGACATCGCGGCGATTGCGGGCCTGCGCCAAGGCCGGCTCCTCGTCGTCGACAACACGTTCGCGACGCCGTACTTTCAACAGCCGCTCGAACTCGGCGCCCAGATCGTCGTCCACTCGACGACGAAGTATATCGGCGGCCACAGCGACGTCGTCGGGGGCATCGCGATCACCGACGACAAGCAGCTTTACGATGAGATCCGCTTCATGCAGAACGCGGCGGGCGGCGTCCCCGGTCCTCACGACGCATGGCTTACCATGCGCGGCGCGAAGACGCTCGCCTTACGCATGCGCGAGCACGCGCAAAACGCGCAGATCGTCGCCGAGTTCCTCGAATCGCGCCCCGACGTCGCGCGCGTGCACTATCCGGGGTTGCGCTCGCATCCGCAGCACGAGCTGGCGAAGCGCCAGATGACGGGCTTCGGCGGAATGCTCTCGGTCGAGCTCGAGGGTCCCGCGGAGCGCGCCTTGGAATTCGCCGCGCGGCTACAACTTTTCAGCCTCGCCGAAAGCCTCGGCGGCGTCGAGTCGCTCGTCTGTCATCCGGCTCGCATGACGCACGGATCGATTCCGAAAGAAGAGCGAGAGCGCCGAGGAGTCTCCGATGGCTTGCTGCGCCTCTCCGTCGGCATCGAAGACGTCGACGACCTCATCGACGATCTGCGCGCGGGTCTCGACGCTACGGTTGGTATAAGGGGTAGCGGACTGCCGTCACCTGTTTGA
- a CDS encoding alpha/beta hydrolase-fold protein, with protein MHEPAAFARLLGLTGDVRLDFIESAALAGNPLGDPATRPVVVYLPPGYDPQGSRRYPALYVLHGYTGDAAALVSARRWETNVLQWADRLIRERQMMPALVVLVDGFTRLGGSQYVDSIHNGAYATYTVRDVVGHVDRTYRSIAAEGGRAVAGKSSGGFGAMHLVLAHPGTFAAFASHSGDAYFRYAHFPAFATVHRMLEAHDFNIAAYVEGFEQKQKRTPAEYTTMEMLAYAAAYSPGGSVAFDLDLPFDRATGELRDDVFARWLAYDPAERIAGHRAELERLRLRFVDCGRRDEYNLDVGARVIAQRIRELGLAVRHEEFDDDHRNVGYRYAVSLPVLAAALDRE; from the coding sequence ATGCACGAACCCGCGGCTTTCGCACGTCTCTTAGGACTCACAGGAGACGTCCGGCTAGATTTCATCGAGAGCGCCGCACTGGCGGGCAATCCCCTCGGCGACCCCGCGACGCGTCCGGTCGTCGTCTATCTGCCGCCGGGATACGATCCGCAGGGCTCGCGGCGCTATCCTGCGCTCTACGTGCTGCACGGTTATACGGGGGACGCGGCGGCGCTCGTCTCGGCACGACGTTGGGAGACGAACGTGTTGCAGTGGGCCGACCGTCTCATCCGCGAGCGGCAGATGATGCCCGCGCTCGTCGTGCTCGTCGACGGATTCACGCGCCTGGGAGGCTCGCAGTACGTCGACTCGATTCATAACGGCGCCTACGCCACCTACACCGTGCGCGACGTCGTCGGACACGTCGACCGTACGTATCGCTCGATCGCCGCCGAAGGCGGCCGCGCCGTCGCCGGCAAGTCGTCCGGCGGTTTCGGAGCGATGCACCTCGTCCTGGCGCACCCGGGCACGTTCGCCGCGTTCGCTTCGCACAGCGGCGACGCGTACTTCCGTTACGCGCATTTTCCGGCATTTGCAACCGTGCACCGCATGCTCGAGGCGCACGACTTCAACATCGCCGCCTACGTCGAGGGCTTCGAGCAGAAGCAGAAGCGCACGCCGGCCGAGTACACGACGATGGAGATGCTCGCATACGCCGCCGCATACTCGCCGGGCGGCTCCGTCGCGTTCGACCTCGACCTCCCGTTCGACCGAGCGACCGGCGAGCTCCGCGACGACGTCTTCGCGCGCTGGCTCGCATACGATCCGGCGGAGAGGATCGCCGGACACCGGGCCGAGCTCGAGCGGCTGCGCCTACGATTCGTCGACTGCGGCCGGCGCGATGAGTACAACCTCGACGTCGGGGCTCGCGTGATCGCGCAGCGCATCCGGGAGCTCGGGCTCGCCGTTCGTCACGAGGAATTCGACGACGATCATCGCAACGTTGGTTATCGGTATGCCGTTTCGTTGCCGGTGCTCGCTGCCGCTCTGGACAGAGAATGA